The genomic stretch GGCCTCGAGGGCTGGCCACTATTTATGCTGCGCTTGTCGCTTAGCGTATTACTGGCCGACCTCTCGTTCCGTTTCGTGGAGCGCCCTCTACGGCAAGTGCCATTCACAACCTGGTGGCAGCGAAGCATAATTCCAATGCCCATGGCCTTGTTAGGTGTGGGTGCCGTGCTGGTCACCCAAGCTGCACCGGCACCACTACTTCGTTTCGATGAGTCAACACCAGTGGTCCCTGTAGCGACCGCTGGTCCGCCGACGATGGCGATATGGGGTGGCGAGTTAGCAGCGCAGTTAAGCACTCAGCTGTCGGAACAACCTGACAGCGATAAAACCCTGGAGATTCGCAACCTGTCGGATAGATCATGTTCTGCTAATGCACGGTCATCTTGCTTAGGGGTGGCATGGCGTTGGTTGCAAGGCAGCCGTGGGGCGGAAAACCTGGTGATATTGATCGGTCCCAATGATCCCTTTGGACAAGACATTGAATACCTGGGTGCAATGCGCGCTTGGTTGCCACCCTCGGTGAAAGTTACCTGGGTCACCCATCCGCCGACGCTAGAGTCCCCAGAAGCTACAGAAGCGGTGTTGGTGCCCCCTACTTCGATGCTCGAACTCGATTATCATCGGGCCCAGATAGCTGCCTTGGCACAACATTTCGACGACCAAATAGTCGACCTTGCCCGCCAGTTGGAACCTCCACCCGAGGGTTATCCCCCTGAACGGGTGATGAAGGCTTATCCTCTGCACGACGCTGCCTTGATTGAAGGCTTGGACGCAGTGGCCAAACAGCTCTCCACTGGTATCCGAACCCAGGTTGGCACCTGGCGAATTATGATTGTGGGTGATTCTATTGCTCAGTCATTGGGGTGGGGTTTTACAGAATGGGCTGAAGAAAGCTCGCGGGCCGCTGTTTGGAATGTTGCCCGTCCCGGATGTGCCTTAATCCGAGAGGGTGAACTGCGCGATCGTGGTGAAATGCCTGAGGGCTGTGTGCGATGGGCCACCGATTTCGCCGCTTATGTGCGTGACTTTGCTCCGGATTTGGTGGTGGTGCACGCGGGTCCATGGGATTCCAAGCGTCGACGATTTGCAGGGCGGAACGACTACGTGACGCCCGACGACCCCTATTACCTCGACCTGATGCGACGTGACTATGCCGAAGCCGTGGAAGTTTTGACGGCTGGTGGCGCGCCGATTCTCTGGTTCAACATGCCATGCGTCCATCCGCGCGAGGTAGCCGAACAAGCTGTCTTCCAACCAGAGCGCCGCGCTCCGCAGCGACTGGTGTTAACAGAATTGGCCACCCAATTCCCGAGCCTGACTTTGTATGATCTGGATGCGTTGGTCTGCCCCGGGGGTGTCTACTTAGACGAATTTGGCGATGTTGCCGACCCTCGGCCAGATGGGGTGCATTTTTCACCGCAAGGAGCGCGGTGGATAGTCGATACTATATTGCCAGAAATAGAAGAACTATTAAGTAAGAATTAGATTTAATCGCTATTGCTGCTCGGTTGGTTTGCTAGCAATTAAGAGCACCGATAAGCCAAAGGGCAAATTTGTGTATCGCATGAGCTGGCGCTCTATCGAAGCGACAAAGTAAAGAAGCTTATTTATCGCTGGGTTCACATAGCTAACTTCTTCTTCATTTCCCCGAAGCACAAATCGCAACGGTGTTAAACGCAGCACGGCTGCTATCGGAGCTAACCAACTGTGAAAATAGGTGACTCGGCGTACCTCGAAACCGGCTGCCTCTACTGCTTTGCGAAGACTTTTTTGGGTATAACGCCGTCGATGTCCTAAAGCCTCATCGTGACGGCTCCAAGCCCATTGATATGCCGGAACCGCAATAATTAGCACGCCTTCATTAGCCAGAACCCGACGATATTCTGTTAAGGCTTCTATGTCATCATCCAGGTGTTCAATC from Acidimicrobiia bacterium encodes the following:
- a CDS encoding acyltransferase family protein; amino-acid sequence: MTKPQLSQHFPALDGLRGVATFAVLAYHQEFGWAKGGYLGVSVFFTLSGYLITSLLLVEISQSGTVRYGAFAARRARRLLPAAFVGVALAVVFGLSVATDSQQRHLAGDVWAALTYMSNWRYIIQDIGYGDIFGAPSPLIHFWSLAIEGQFYVIFPALIWAVTKLTTRRIASITILVVSLWLISMAATLGLAGATDDRIYFGTDTRATELLSGSILALLYRHFYLQRSLSPAIKGVLAQVSRVAGVVAAGFLTYLVMATALESRWLYRGGLVAVGATSAVLVWSLLGTGMLARAMAWWPLRWLGLRSYGLYLYHWPVFLWLSPLRVGLEGWPLFMLRLSLSVLLADLSFRFVERPLRQVPFTTWWQRSIIPMPMALLGVGAVLVTQAAPAPLLRFDESTPVVPVATAGPPTMAIWGGELAAQLSTQLSEQPDSDKTLEIRNLSDRSCSANARSSCLGVAWRWLQGSRGAENLVILIGPNDPFGQDIEYLGAMRAWLPPSVKVTWVTHPPTLESPEATEAVLVPPTSMLELDYHRAQIAALAQHFDDQIVDLARQLEPPPEGYPPERVMKAYPLHDAALIEGLDAVAKQLSTGIRTQVGTWRIMIVGDSIAQSLGWGFTEWAEESSRAAVWNVARPGCALIREGELRDRGEMPEGCVRWATDFAAYVRDFAPDLVVVHAGPWDSKRRRFAGRNDYVTPDDPYYLDLMRRDYAEAVEVLTAGGAPILWFNMPCVHPREVAEQAVFQPERRAPQRLVLTELATQFPSLTLYDLDALVCPGGVYLDEFGDVADPRPDGVHFSPQGARWIVDTILPEIEELLSKN